The Trichosurus vulpecula isolate mTriVul1 chromosome 4, mTriVul1.pri, whole genome shotgun sequence genome contains a region encoding:
- the LOC118845849 gene encoding low affinity immunoglobulin gamma Fc region receptor II-b-like translates to MGGLGVPQPFATTSSILLWVTLLCLAPAIRSSGPPRAELCLDPPWINVLRGDNVTLTCDGFQNPGQDSIEWLHNGSVLSIHQDSYFIPAINMEDSGEYQCRTEHTALSSSVQLQVSSDWLLLQVERLEFMEGDTMTLRCHSWRSKPLHKVTYYHNDKPLKYEFQSFNYVVPKVNYTHSGSYSCTGVMGHISHLSATVVITVKGENHRTVNVIVPILILVVVMAISAAAVLYYYKRHKKPAHTPDEIGRIEVENSMSYSLLKHTDNPEEEVPGHSTYQNH, encoded by the exons ATGGGGGGACTGGGGGTGCCCCAGCCTTTTGCCACGACCAGCTCTATACTGCTGTGGGTAACACTGTTGTGTCTAG CTCCAGCCATCAGGAGTAGTG GGCCCCCAAGAGCAGAACTATGCCTGGATCCCCCATGGATCAATGTGCTTCGAGGGGACAATGTGACTTTGACTTGTGACGGGTTCCAGAACCCTGGACAGGATTCCATTGAATGGCTCCACAATGGGTCAGTTCTTTCCATCCACCAGGACTCCTACTTCATCCCTGCTATCAACATGGAGGACAGTGGGGAATATCAGTGCCGGACAGAACACACAGCTCTCAGCAGCTCTGTGCAACTACAGGTCTCTAGTG atTGGCTGCTACTCCAAGTAGAGAGATTAGAATTTATGGAAGGTGACACCATGACCCTGAGGTGCCATAGTTGGAGGAGCAAACCACTGCACAAAGTCACATACTACCACAATGACAAACCCTTAAAATATGAGTTTCAGAGTTTCAACTACGTTGTCCCTAAAGTGAATTATACTCACAGTGGATCTTACTCCTGTACAGGGGTCATGGGGCATATTTCCCATCTATCTGCAACTGTGGTTATCACTGTCAAAG GAGAGAATCACAGAACCGTGAATGTGATTGTACCAATTTTGATCCTGGTGGTTGTGATGGCTATAAGTGCTGCTGCTGTCCTGTATTACTACAAGCGACACAAAAAACCAG CCCACACTCCTGATGAGATAGGAAGGATTGAG gtGGAGAATTCGATGTCTTATTCACTTCTAAAGCACACAGACAATCCTGAGGAAGAAGTACCAGGACACTCAACTTATCAGAATCATTAA